Proteins co-encoded in one bacterium genomic window:
- the rpmE gene encoding 50S ribosomal protein L31: MKKGIHPKYEKAIITCACGNVIETRSTKAEIRVEICSKCHPFFTGKQKLVDSAGRVERFHKKFGKGYLNNTR; encoded by the coding sequence ATGAAAAAGGGTATCCATCCCAAGTACGAGAAGGCCATAATAACCTGCGCATGTGGTAATGTGATAGAGACCCGCAGCACCAAAGCGGAGATAAGGGTGGAAATATGTTCCAAGTGTCATCCCTTTTTCACCGGGAAGCAGAAACTGGTGGACTCCGCTGGTCGGGTGGAGAGGTTTCACAAGAAATTTGGGAAGGGCTATCTGAACAACACCAGATAG